A region from the Mycolicibacterium litorale genome encodes:
- a CDS encoding ABC transporter substrate-binding protein — protein MGTFRRAAIGWLAALTVIGAVAGCVSREQGGGAQEAPDTVPLSELSGVTLHIGDQKGGTQALLAAAGALDDLPYVVEFSTFTSGPPQIEAATAGKIDFAITGNTPPIFGAASNAKVKVVSAYDGGGFGDQILVHADAPIRSVADLRGKSVAVAKGSSAHGHLLVQLSRAGLSPADVTLVFLQPADAFSAFSQRRVDVWAVWDPYTAQAETELEVRSIARATGVTNGAGFGVASDEALADPKRNTALGDLLVRYARAVRWANDHRDEWAQRYAADVGLDPEVAALAQGRSLRLPTDLSDQLIASEQEMADLFAESEQISAAPDFSRWVDRRYADVLAPLYLDRN, from the coding sequence ATGGGCACGTTCCGACGGGCCGCGATCGGCTGGCTCGCCGCGCTGACGGTGATCGGGGCCGTCGCCGGCTGTGTGTCCCGCGAGCAGGGCGGCGGCGCGCAGGAGGCGCCCGATACGGTGCCGCTGTCGGAGCTGTCGGGGGTGACCCTGCACATCGGGGACCAGAAGGGCGGCACCCAGGCGTTGCTCGCCGCTGCCGGGGCGCTCGACGATCTGCCGTACGTGGTCGAGTTCTCGACGTTCACCTCCGGACCGCCGCAGATCGAGGCCGCCACCGCAGGCAAGATCGACTTCGCCATCACCGGCAACACCCCGCCCATCTTCGGGGCCGCCTCCAACGCCAAGGTGAAAGTGGTCTCCGCCTATGACGGTGGAGGATTCGGCGACCAGATCCTCGTGCACGCCGACGCGCCTATCCGGTCGGTGGCCGACCTGCGCGGGAAGAGCGTCGCCGTCGCGAAGGGCAGCTCGGCACACGGCCACCTGCTGGTGCAACTGTCCCGGGCCGGGCTGTCCCCGGCCGACGTCACCCTGGTGTTCCTGCAGCCGGCCGACGCGTTCTCCGCGTTCTCCCAGCGCAGGGTCGACGTCTGGGCGGTATGGGATCCGTACACCGCCCAGGCCGAGACAGAACTCGAGGTGCGCAGCATCGCCCGCGCCACCGGGGTGACCAACGGTGCCGGCTTCGGCGTCGCGTCAGACGAGGCGTTGGCCGATCCGAAACGCAACACCGCGCTGGGTGATCTGCTGGTGCGCTACGCAAGAGCCGTGCGGTGGGCCAACGACCACCGCGACGAATGGGCGCAGCGGTACGCCGCCGACGTCGGGCTCGATCCCGAGGTCGCCGCCCTGGCGCAGGGTCGCAGCCTGCGGCTGCCGACCGACCTGTCCGACCAGCTGATCGCCTCGGAGCAGGAGATGGCCGATCTGTTCGCCGAGTCCGAGCAGATCTCCGCGGCACCCGACTTCTCGCGATGGGTCGACCGCCGATACGCCGACGTGCTCGCGCCGCTGTACCTCGACCGCAATTAG
- a CDS encoding LLM class flavin-dependent oxidoreductase, producing the protein MSAATTSPAPGAKFFWFLPTAGDSRSIVGSSHASSHQTTPPNYRAPSRRYLAEVARAADRLGYEGVLTPTGTWCEDAWLTSAALLAETERLKFLVAFRPGLVPPTLAAQQAATLQRFSEGRVLLNIVSGGDDLEQRRFGDWLSHDERYARTAEFLHIVTSLWRQESLDFDGRFYTVADARVSAPPDPLPHIYFGGSSAAALPVAAEYVDVYLTWGEPPQDAAAKIERVRALAAAQGRSVRFGIRLHTISRDTSAAAWAVADELVAGLSPDQIAKATALHAKSESEGQRRMTALHGGRTDRLEIYPNLWAGVGLVRGGAGTALVGSHEEVANLVYEYHSLGFDEFILSGYPHLEEAYWFAEGVLPILKRKGVA; encoded by the coding sequence ATGTCTGCCGCCACAACATCCCCTGCTCCAGGGGCGAAGTTCTTCTGGTTCCTGCCCACCGCGGGCGACAGCCGCTCGATCGTCGGATCGTCGCACGCGTCGTCACACCAGACCACGCCACCGAACTACCGGGCCCCGAGCCGCCGCTACCTGGCCGAGGTGGCCCGCGCGGCGGACCGGCTGGGCTACGAAGGCGTGCTGACCCCGACCGGAACCTGGTGCGAGGACGCGTGGCTCACGTCGGCGGCGTTGCTCGCCGAAACGGAGCGGCTGAAATTCCTCGTCGCGTTCCGGCCGGGCCTGGTACCGCCGACGCTGGCGGCCCAGCAGGCGGCGACGCTGCAGCGGTTCTCCGAGGGCCGGGTGTTGCTCAACATCGTCAGCGGCGGCGACGATCTGGAGCAGCGCCGCTTCGGGGACTGGTTGAGCCACGACGAGCGGTACGCCCGCACCGCCGAATTCCTGCACATCGTCACGTCGCTGTGGCGGCAGGAGTCGCTGGACTTCGACGGACGGTTCTACACCGTCGCCGACGCCCGGGTGTCAGCGCCGCCGGATCCCTTGCCGCACATCTACTTCGGCGGTTCGTCGGCCGCCGCGCTGCCCGTCGCCGCCGAGTACGTCGACGTGTACCTCACCTGGGGGGAACCTCCGCAGGACGCTGCGGCCAAGATCGAGCGGGTGCGCGCGCTGGCCGCCGCGCAGGGACGCAGCGTCCGCTTCGGCATCCGGTTGCACACCATCAGCCGCGACACCTCCGCGGCGGCATGGGCGGTCGCCGACGAGCTCGTCGCCGGGCTGTCGCCGGACCAGATCGCGAAAGCCACTGCGCTGCATGCGAAATCGGAGTCGGAAGGCCAGCGGCGGATGACGGCACTGCACGGCGGCCGCACCGACCGGCTGGAGATCTACCCGAATCTGTGGGCCGGGGTCGGGCTCGTCCGCGGCGGTGCCGGCACGGCGCTGGTGGGTAGCCACGAAGAGGTGGCCAACCTCGTCTACGAGTACCACTCACTGGGGTTCGACGAGTTCATCCTGTCGGGTTACCCCCATCTGGAGGAGGCGTACTGGTTCGCCGAGGGTGTGCTGCCGATCCTGAAACGCAAAGGCGTGGCCTGA